In a single window of the Tachyglossus aculeatus isolate mTacAcu1 chromosome 14, mTacAcu1.pri, whole genome shotgun sequence genome:
- the TRAPPC6B gene encoding trafficking protein particle complex subunit 6B: protein MADEALFLLLHNELVTGVYKAADQAELENGRCITKLENMGFRVGQGLIERFTKDTARFKDELDIMKFICKDFWTTVFKKQIDNLRTNHQGIYVLQDNKFRLLTQMSAGKQYLEHAPKYLAFTCGLIRGGLSNLGIKSIVTAEVSAMPACKFQVMIQKT from the exons ATGGCGGACGAGGCGctgttcctccttctccacaACGAGCTGGTGACCGGCGTCTACAAGGCCGCGGACCAGGCCGAGCTG GAAAATGGACGATGCATTACTAAGCTAGAAAACATGGGGTTtcgagtgggacaaggactaataGAAAG GTTTACAAAGGACACTGCCAGGTTTAAGGATGAGTTAGATATCATGAAGTTCATTTGTAAAGATTTTTGGACTACAGTATTCAAAAAACAAATTGATAATCTGAGGACAAATCACCAG GGCATCTATGTACTTCAGGACAACAAATTTCGTCTCCTGACTCAGATGTCTGCAGGGAAACAGTATTTAGAACACGCGCCAAAG TATTTAGCCTTCACGTGTGGCTTAATCAGAGGTGGTTTATCTAATTTGGGGATAAAGAGCATTGTGACAGCTGAAGTGTCAGCCATGCCTGCAT GTAAATTCCAGGTGATGATTCAGAAGACGTAA